CAGCAACCCCTCCTCGGTCTCGCGCTCGCGGACGATCAGCGAGCCGTCGGCGCCGGCGCCGTCGGCGGTGTCGCCGGTCATTCTCGCATCCGCTCGCGTTCCTCGACGAGGCGTTCCTCGGCGCGCTCGCGCATCTCGTTTGCCTCCTCGGCGATCTCCTCGGCCTCGTCGTACTCGCCGAGTTCTTCGAGGATACGGGCTTTCTCCTCGAGTACCTGCGCGTCGCGCAGGCCGAGGCGGATCGCGTTGTCGACGCAGTGCAGTGCCTCCTCGGCGAGGCCGCGCTCGGCGAGGAAGAACGCCCGGTTGTACCAGCCCTGGGCGAACCGTTCGTCGATCTCGACGGCGCGCTCGGCGTGTTCGAGCGCCCCCGCGGTCTCGCCGAACTCCCAGAGGGCGTACGCGAGATTCGTCTCGGCGCTGGCGGCGTGCTCGCTTTCGTCGTCGATCCGAAGCGCCTCGCGGTGGGCGCCGATCGCCTCGTCGTACTCCTCGAGTTCGGCGTGGGCGACGCCCTTGTTCACCCACGCCTCCTGTTCGACGAGGTCGTCGTCGGCGAAGCGGGCCGCGCGCTCGAACGCGTCGGTCGCCTGCTCGAAGCGGTTGATCCGCATGTAGTTCAGCCCCACGTCGAGCAGTTCCTCGGCGTCGACCTGCGCTTTCGGGATCTGGTGCTGGTCGAGCGTGTCCGCGATGACGCGCGAGTCGACGGGGTCGACCTTCGCGGGGTCGACGTCTAGCTCCGGTGGATCGAGGTCGAACTCGTCGTAGGGATCGTCGAAGCCGGCACCTTCGGAGAAGCGGTGCCCGCGGTCGCGGTCGCGCTCGCCCTGGTCGGTCATCGGCGCGGAGTTGGGTGCCGCGATGGTTAAGACCTGCGCTCGGCCGCGAGCGTCCCGACGGGCCGGCGGGCGCGTTCAGACCTCGGGCTCGGTCCCCGCGGCGTCGGTGAAGACGAGGTCGTCGCTCCGGCGCAGCCAGTCGACGCCCCACTTGACCGTGACGGGGACGAGCGCGGTGGTGAAGATGGCCGTGAACACGAGCACCGAGAACAGCTCCTGACCGATGATGCCCGACGAGAGGGCGATCGAGACGATGACGATCTCGACGGTGCCGCGGCCGTTCATCCCGAAGCCGATCACCAGCCCCTCCCTCGCGGAGAGCTTCGTCGGCAGCGCGAACAGCCAGCTACCGGCGATCTTGCCGACGAACGCGACCACGACGACGGCGGCCAGCAGTTGCGGGTTCTCCGTGAACACCCCGAGGCTGAGGTCGAACGCGACCGTCACGAAGAATATCGGGGCGAAAAAGCCCATCGCGAGGTCGTAGATGACCGTGTACATGTGCTCGTAGATGTCGGGTTCGAGCTGGGCCTGCCGGAGGAACAGCCCGGCCATGAAGCCGCCGACGATCATGTGCAGATCGACGGCGGCGGCGAAGAACGCGAAGGACAGCGAGACCACGAGCGCGACGGTGAACGCCGACGTCTTGTCGACGAAGTCGTGGCGCTCCATCCGCCGTTCGAGGTGCTCCCAGAGGTACGGGAGAAAGCGGTCGCCGACCACGATCACGATCGCGAAGTACGCGAGCGCCTCGGCGGTCAGCGTCGCCAGCCCCAGCAGGGAGACGTCGCCCGTCTCGACGAAGCCGGTCACGCCCGCGAAGACGACCATCACGCCGACGTCCGAGAGGAGCGCGCCGCCGAGCAGGACGCTCGCGATGCGGGTGTCGAGGATGTCGAGGTCGACCAGGATGCGCGACTTGGTCGCGAGCGAGGTCGCCGCCATCGCGATGCCGACGAACAGCGCCTGCTCGATGGAGGCGCCGATGGCGACGCCGAGGCCGTAGCCGAGGGCGAACGGGACGACGAACCCGCCGAAGGCGACCATCAGCGCCTGCGGGCCGAGCTGGACGAGTTCGTGGATGTCCACCTCCATGCCGACGTAGATCATCAGCAGGAAGACGCCGAGTTCGGCCAGCACGTCGAGCTCCGGCGCCGGCTGCAACACGCCGAGCAGCGCGGGGCCGAAGACGATGCCGGCGAGCAGTTCGCCCATCAGCGCCGGGTAGCCGGCGCGCTCGGCGAGGGTCCCGACGATCCACGCGAGCGTGAGCACCGCGAGCAGGTTCAGCAGATCGATGCCGGCGGCTTCGACCATTCCATCTAGTCGGTGGTCGCTCGAACGTTAAGGAACCACCCGCTCGTCCGTCCGAGGAGGAGGGCGGTCCACGCCAGCCCGACCCCGCAACCGAGGCCGACGAGGTGGGGCCGGACGGCCGCGACGGCCGGTGCGACGAAGAGGTCGACCGTCGCGCCGACGAACGCGGCCGCTGCGACCGCGGCGAGCGCGACGTCGACGGCCGGCTCACACCCCACCGCCGCCCGCACGCGCCGACCGACGTCCCCGAGGTACGCCGGCGCGACGAGGCCGGCGGCGACCGCGAGCAGTCCGAGGAAGGCGGCCGTGACGACCGAGAAGCCGCCCCCGGCGCTGCGCCCGAGCACGAGCGCGGCCGCGACCGCGAGGTGGACGGCGGCGTCGGCGGCGCCGAGGGTCGTCCGGAGGCTGCGGCGGGAGCGTGCGCTCATCGCGGGCGTGTGGCGTACGCGTCGCCGACCCGAAAAGGTCTGCCCGGCAGGAGGACGGTTTCAAGTCCGGCGGCTCCGAACCTCCGGTATGCGACTGTTCGTCAGCGTCGACCTGCCGGACGAACTCGCGGAACCGGTCGCCGACCTCCAGGAGGCGTTCGCGGACGCCTCGGGGCTGAACGTCACCGACCCGGAGCAGGCCCACGTCACCCTGAAGTTCCTCGGCGAGGTCGACGAGGATCGGTTGCCGGCACTGTGCCGGGAACTCGACGCCGCGGTCGCCGACGCGGGGGTCGACCCCTTCACCGCGCGGTACGGCGGGCTGGGGGTCTTCCCGAGTCTCGACTACATCAGCGTCCTCTGGCTGGGCGTCGAGGCGGGCGGCGAGGAACTGACCCGGCTCCACGAGGCCGTCGAGGAGCGGACGACGGCGATGGGGTTCGAGCCCGAGAGCCACGAGTTCACCCCGCACGTCACCCTCGCGCGGATGGAACACGCCGGCGGGAAGGACCTCGTTCGGAGACTCGTCCGCGAGCGCGACCCGACCGTCGGCGAGACGACCGTCGACGAGGTACGCCTCACCGAGAGCACGCTGACGCCCGACGGACCGGCGTACTCGACGGTCGAGCGGTTCCCGCTCGGCTGATCGCCGTTCAGATGGACAAGATTTTAAGCCAGCGTAAGCTACGTCCGTCCACTATGGGCAAGAAATCGAAGGCCAAGAAGAAGCGGCTGGCCAAACTCGAGAACCAGAACAGCCGCGTTCCGGTCTGGGTCATGCTCAAGACGGACATGGAAGTGCAGCGAAACCCCAAGCGCCGTAACTGGCGGCGAAGCGACACCGACGAGTGATCGAGAGCCATGAGCGCCAGTGATTTCGAAGAACGCGTCGTGACGGTACCGCTGCGGGACGTGAAGAAGGGGGCCAACCACGAGGCCGCCGACCTCGCGATGACCATCGTCCGCGAACACCTCGCCAAGCACTTCGCGGTCGACGAGGACGCCATCCGACTGGACCCCTCGATCAACGAGGCCGTCTGGTCGAACGGCCGGTCGAACCCACCCCGAAAGCTCCGCGTCCGCGCCGCGCGCTTCGACGAGGCGGGCGAGGCCGTCGTCGAAGCCGAGGTCGCCGAGTAACTTGCTTCGCGCCGCCTTCGCGGGGTCGGCGTACGTCGGCGTCTTCGCCCGCGCGACCGACTCGTGCGTGCTGGTCCGTCCCGACGCCGACGACGCCCTCGTCGCCGACCTCTCAGCGGAACTCGCGGTGCCCGCCGTGTCGACGACCGTCGGCGGCGCGTCGACGGTCGGCGCGCTGGCGACGGGCAACGAGAACGGCCTGCTGGTCAGCAGCCGCGTCCTCGAATCCGAGCGGGAGCGACTCGAGGAGGCCGTCGACCTGCCCGTCGTCGCCCTTCCCGGGGCCGTCAACGCCGCGGGGAACGTCGTCCTCGCGAACGACTACGGCGCGTACGTCCACGCCGACCTCCCGCGGGAGGCCGTACAGGCGGTCGAGGAGGCCCTCGACGTCCCCGTCGAGCGCGGCGACCTCGCCGGCGTGCGCACCGTCGGGATGGCGGCCGTCGCGACCAACGAGGGCGTGCTCTGTCACCCGAAGGCGACCGACGCCGAACTCGACCACCTGGAGGAGGTACTCGACGTCCGCGCCGACGTCGGCACGATCAACTACGGCGCGCCGCTGGTCGGCTCCGGCCTGCTCGCAAACGAGTCGGGCTACGTCGTCGGTCAGGACACGACCGGACCGGAACTCGGCCGAATCGAGGACGCGCTCGGCTATCTGTAACCGGCGAGACGTCGTCGACTATAGTACTCTTCGTCCGTTCTGTAGGCCGTAGCCGGCCGAACGCCCACGTTCGTAGCCCGGGGCGTCGGAGCGAACCCCGCCGCGGCGCCCCGCGGACCCCGACTCAGTCGATGGGGTCGAGCATGTCGACGAATTCGAGGACGCTGTCCTGCGTGTACGTGATGACGTCGACGACGAGGTACTCGGTCTCGACGATGAGTTCCTCGGTGTAGACGATCCGGTCGGCCATCTCGCCGATCCGGTCGGCCATCGCCCCGATTTCGTCGACGGTGTAGAGGACGCCGTCGAGGCTCTCGAGGTACAGCACCTCGCCGGTCTCGGAGAGCACCATGACGACCCGGTCCACCTCACAGCAGCCGTTCCGGTTCAGGAACAGGTAGTAGGTGCTGCCGTCTGCAAGCGGCGCGTAGATGAACGATTCGCCGAAGTACGTCTCCGCGAACGAGACGGACGTTCCGGGCTCCAGTTCGATCTGGTAGGAGTCGTCGTCGCTCTCGGCCGCGGCGGTCGTCGCGGCGCCACCGCCGGCGACGGCGGCGACGCCGAGGTTCGAGATGAATTTCCTGCGGTTCATTGTGTGTCGTCCGCCCAAGTGACGCATCGGTGTTGGGCAGTATTGCAAATACAATGCAAACACGATAATAAATGTGTTGATCGAAGGTCGTCGGAATCGGCCTTGGAACGTTCGAATACTTCCCTGTGGTCCTATGCGGGGTCGGTCGGCGGGGACCGCCGTCCCATCAGTCGCCGGTTGGTATTGTGATATTTAAGCAAAACCATTGTGCGCGTCTCGGCGTTCGAGTCGGACTGCCGACGGTTCCCGCCCCGCTGTCCGGCTTCTCCCGGGTGCTCGCACGAACGGGAACATTCTTCCGACTCCCCGACGCAGGGGTTAGCATGAGTAAGTTCACCGTCACCGGTCGGTTCAAGGATCGTTCGAGCTACACGGAGTTCGAGACGGCCATCGAGGCCGAAAACGAGTCCGTCGCCCGCGAGCACGTCCTCTCGCAACTCGGCAGTCGCCACGGCGTCAAGCGCACGCAGGTCGAACTCGAGGAGGTCGCGGAACGATGAGCAGCCAGCAGCAACTCCAGGAACTCTCCCAGCAGCTTCAGGAGATCCAGGAACAGATCGAGGCCCTCCAGGGGTCGGTCGAGAACATCCGCCAGCGCCAGACCGAGGTCGACGAGGCGATCGAGGCCCTCGAATCGATCGAGACGGACTCGGTCGTCCAGGTTCCCCTCGGCGGCGGCGCCTACGTCCGCGCGCGCGTCGAAGACGTCGAGGAGGTCATCGTCGAACTCGGCGCCGACTACGCCGCGGAGTTCGAGCGCGACGGCGCCGTCGACGCCCTCGAGAACAAGAAAGACCGCCTCGACGACCGCATCGACGAGATCACCGAAGAGATCTCCGAACTCGAAGCCGAGAGCACCCAGCTCGAAGGGCAGGCCCAGCAGCTCCAGCAGCAGGCGCTCCGCCAGCAGATGCAGGGGATGCAGGGCGGAGACGAAGAGTAGGACCGGGGCATGTTCGACAACCTGAAGGAGAAGCTCGGGAGCTTCCGCGAGGAGGCCGAGGAGGCGGCCGAGGAGAACGTCGAGGCGGTCCCCGAGGAGGAACTCGCGGACGCCCCCGAAGAGAACGTCGAGGACGCCCCCGAGGGGGCCGACGCGGAGGCGGACGCGGGCGACTCGCCCGGCGCGGCCGTCGAGGCCCCGGCGGACCCCGAAGCGGCCGTCGATCCGAAGCACCCCGAGGGTGACGCCCGGCCGTCGGCTACCGATCCGTCGGCGGTCGCTGCGGAGCCCGAGACGACGGGCCGGCCCGAGTCGGACGACGAGGCGATCGGCCAGCCGGACGCCGATACCGCCGAGGCCGAACCCGAAGCCGCGCCCGGGGCGGATGCGGCCGCCGGCTCCGAACCCGAAGCGGGCGGCGACGCCGACGCGGGCGAGTCGGCCGACCCGAACGCGACGGGCTTTGGCCGCAAGGCGAAGTCGCTCGTGCGCGGGCGGTTCGTCATCGAGGAGGACGACCTCGAAGGGCCGCTGCACGAACTCGAACTCGCGTTGCTCTCGAGCGACGTCGAGATGAGCGTCGCCGAGGAGATCCTCGACAACATCCGCGAGGAACTCGTCGGCGAGACGCGCACGTTCACCACCTCGACCGGCGCGGTCGTCGAGGAGGCGCTGCGCGAGGCCATCCTCGACGTGATCAGCGTCGGCCAGTTCGACTTCGACGAGCGCCTCGCCGTCGAGGACAAACCCGTCGTCATCATCTTCACGGGCGTCAACGGCGTCGGGAAGACGACCTCGATCGCCAAACTCGACCGGTACCTCGAGGAGCGTGGCTACTCGACCGTGATGGCAAACGGCGACACCTACCGCGCGGGGGCCAACGAGCAGATCCGCGAGCACGCCGAGGCGCGGGACACGAGGCTCATCAGCCACGAACAGGGCGGCGACCCGGCCGCGGTGCTGTACGACGCCGTCGAGTACGCCGAGGCAAACGACGTCGACGTCGTGCTGGGCGACACGGCGGGCCGACTGCATACCGACGAGGGCCTGATGGACCAACTCGAGAAGATCGGCCGCGTCGTCGACCCCGACCTGACCCTGTTCGTCGACGAGGCGGTCGCCGGTCAGGACGCCGTCAACCGCGCCCGCGAGTTCAACGAGGCCGTCGAAACCGACGGCGCCATCCTGACGAAAGCCGACGCCGACTCCAACGGGGGCGCGGCCATCTCGATCGCCCACGTCACCGGGAAGCCGATCCTCTTTCTGGGCGTCGGTCAGGGGTACGACGACCTCGAACGGTTCGACCCCGAGAAGATGGCCGACCGCCTGCTCGGGGACGAGGCGTAGGGTCGCGGCCGCCGTTCGACGATCGCACCAGACGGCTCTTGCCCGGCCCGTCACTACGTCGGTACGATGTACCGACGGACGCTACTGCAGGGCGCGGCGGCGGGGACGCTCGTCGCCGCGAGCGGCTGTCTAACCGAGGCCTTCGAGGACGAGGGCGGGCCAACGGCCCTCGATCCTCCCG
The Salinilacihabitans rarus DNA segment above includes these coding regions:
- a CDS encoding 50S ribosomal protein L39e, with the protein product MGKKSKAKKKRLAKLENQNSRVPVWVMLKTDMEVQRNPKRRNWRRSDTDE
- the pfdA gene encoding prefoldin subunit alpha; translated protein: MSSQQQLQELSQQLQEIQEQIEALQGSVENIRQRQTEVDEAIEALESIETDSVVQVPLGGGAYVRARVEDVEEVIVELGADYAAEFERDGAVDALENKKDRLDDRIDEITEEISELEAESTQLEGQAQQLQQQALRQQMQGMQGGDEE
- a CDS encoding cation:proton antiporter produces the protein MVEAAGIDLLNLLAVLTLAWIVGTLAERAGYPALMGELLAGIVFGPALLGVLQPAPELDVLAELGVFLLMIYVGMEVDIHELVQLGPQALMVAFGGFVVPFALGYGLGVAIGASIEQALFVGIAMAATSLATKSRILVDLDILDTRIASVLLGGALLSDVGVMVVFAGVTGFVETGDVSLLGLATLTAEALAYFAIVIVVGDRFLPYLWEHLERRMERHDFVDKTSAFTVALVVSLSFAFFAAAVDLHMIVGGFMAGLFLRQAQLEPDIYEHMYTVIYDLAMGFFAPIFFVTVAFDLSLGVFTENPQLLAAVVVVAFVGKIAGSWLFALPTKLSAREGLVIGFGMNGRGTVEIVIVSIALSSGIIGQELFSVLVFTAIFTTALVPVTVKWGVDWLRRSDDLVFTDAAGTEPEV
- the rpl18a gene encoding 50S ribosomal protein L18Ae; amino-acid sequence: MSKFTVTGRFKDRSSYTEFETAIEAENESVAREHVLSQLGSRHGVKRTQVELEEVAER
- a CDS encoding 50S ribosomal protein L31e, coding for MSASDFEERVVTVPLRDVKKGANHEAADLAMTIVREHLAKHFAVDEDAIRLDPSINEAVWSNGRSNPPRKLRVRAARFDEAGEAVVEAEVAE
- a CDS encoding tetratricopeptide repeat protein produces the protein MTDQGERDRDRGHRFSEGAGFDDPYDEFDLDPPELDVDPAKVDPVDSRVIADTLDQHQIPKAQVDAEELLDVGLNYMRINRFEQATDAFERAARFADDDLVEQEAWVNKGVAHAELEEYDEAIGAHREALRIDDESEHAASAETNLAYALWEFGETAGALEHAERAVEIDERFAQGWYNRAFFLAERGLAEEALHCVDNAIRLGLRDAQVLEEKARILEELGEYDEAEEIAEEANEMRERAEERLVEERERMRE
- the thpR gene encoding RNA 2',3'-cyclic phosphodiesterase is translated as MRLFVSVDLPDELAEPVADLQEAFADASGLNVTDPEQAHVTLKFLGEVDEDRLPALCRELDAAVADAGVDPFTARYGGLGVFPSLDYISVLWLGVEAGGEELTRLHEAVEERTTAMGFEPESHEFTPHVTLARMEHAGGKDLVRRLVRERDPTVGETTVDEVRLTESTLTPDGPAYSTVERFPLG
- the ftsY gene encoding signal recognition particle-docking protein FtsY, with the translated sequence MFDNLKEKLGSFREEAEEAAEENVEAVPEEELADAPEENVEDAPEGADAEADAGDSPGAAVEAPADPEAAVDPKHPEGDARPSATDPSAVAAEPETTGRPESDDEAIGQPDADTAEAEPEAAPGADAAAGSEPEAGGDADAGESADPNATGFGRKAKSLVRGRFVIEEDDLEGPLHELELALLSSDVEMSVAEEILDNIREELVGETRTFTTSTGAVVEEALREAILDVISVGQFDFDERLAVEDKPVVIIFTGVNGVGKTTSIAKLDRYLEERGYSTVMANGDTYRAGANEQIREHAEARDTRLISHEQGGDPAAVLYDAVEYAEANDVDVVLGDTAGRLHTDEGLMDQLEKIGRVVDPDLTLFVDEAVAGQDAVNRAREFNEAVETDGAILTKADADSNGGAAISIAHVTGKPILFLGVGQGYDDLERFDPEKMADRLLGDEA
- a CDS encoding translation initiation factor IF-6; the encoded protein is MLRAAFAGSAYVGVFARATDSCVLVRPDADDALVADLSAELAVPAVSTTVGGASTVGALATGNENGLLVSSRVLESERERLEEAVDLPVVALPGAVNAAGNVVLANDYGAYVHADLPREAVQAVEEALDVPVERGDLAGVRTVGMAAVATNEGVLCHPKATDAELDHLEEVLDVRADVGTINYGAPLVGSGLLANESGYVVGQDTTGPELGRIEDALGYL